A portion of the Tenacibaculum todarodis genome contains these proteins:
- a CDS encoding bifunctional aconitate hydratase 2/2-methylisocitrate dehydratase — protein MSIYKDYLKQIEERKTQGLHPQPIDGAELTSAIIEQIKDVDNEYREQSLNFFIYNVLPGTTSAAVVKAKFLKEIILGESVVKEITPAFAFEQLSHMKGGPSVEVLLDIALGSDTALANEAAKVLKTQVFLYEADTEKLENAYKAGNAIAKELIESYAQAEFFTKLPEIDEEIEIVTFVAGIGDISTDLLSPGADAHSRSDRELHGQSMFEHNKDMQKELLALKAKHPNKRVMLIADKGTMGVGSSRMSGVNNVALWTGISSSPYVPFINIAPVIAGTNGIAPIFLTTVGVTGGIGIDLKNWVKQKDANGNTIVDEEGDPILKEEYSVATGTVFTINTKTKELVRDGKVVKDISTALTPPKQEFIKAGGSYAVVFGKKLQTFACKVLGIAVPQVYAVAKEVSIEGQGLTAVEKIFNKNAVGTTPGKILHAGSNVRVEVNIVGSQDTTGLMTSQELEMMAATVISPIVDTGYQSGCHTASVWDDKSKANIPRLMKFMNDFGLVTARHPEGKYHAMTDVIHKVLNDIAVDDWDVIIGGDSHTRMAKGVAFGADSGTVALALATGEATMPIPESVKVTFKGEMKPYMDFRDVVHATQSQMLDQFEGENVFQGKIIEVHIGTLTSDQAFTFTDWTAEMKAKASICISEDETLIESLEISRDRIQIMIDKGMDNPKQDLKGLVDKANNRITEIKTGIKSALRPDADAKYYQEVVIDLDKIVEPMIADPDVNNEDVSKRYTHDNIQPLSFYGGTKKVDLGFVGSCMVHKGDMKILAQMLKNIEAQQGKVEFKAPLVVAPPTYNIVDELKAEGDWEVLVRYSGFEFDDNAPKAAARVKYENMLYLERPGCSLCMGNQEKAEAGDTVMATSTRLFQGRVVRDTDEKKGESLLSSTPVVVLSTILGRTPTLEEYQAAVEGIVLTKFKPSTKQLVG, from the coding sequence ATGAGTATATATAAAGATTACCTTAAGCAGATAGAAGAACGTAAAACACAAGGACTTCATCCGCAGCCAATTGATGGCGCTGAATTAACAAGCGCAATTATTGAGCAAATTAAAGATGTAGATAATGAGTACAGAGAGCAATCTCTAAACTTTTTTATCTATAACGTTTTACCAGGAACAACCAGTGCTGCTGTTGTAAAGGCAAAATTTTTAAAGGAAATTATCTTAGGTGAATCAGTAGTCAAAGAAATTACTCCTGCCTTCGCTTTTGAACAATTATCACACATGAAGGGTGGACCTTCTGTAGAAGTTCTTTTAGATATTGCTTTAGGTAGTGATACTGCTTTAGCTAATGAAGCTGCTAAAGTATTAAAAACGCAAGTGTTCTTATACGAAGCAGATACAGAAAAATTAGAGAATGCTTATAAAGCAGGAAATGCTATAGCTAAAGAATTAATAGAGAGTTATGCGCAAGCAGAATTTTTTACAAAATTACCAGAAATTGACGAAGAAATAGAGATCGTTACTTTCGTAGCTGGTATTGGTGACATTTCTACAGATTTATTATCTCCTGGTGCAGATGCGCATTCAAGATCAGACCGTGAATTACATGGTCAGTCTATGTTTGAGCATAATAAAGACATGCAAAAAGAATTATTAGCATTAAAAGCAAAACACCCTAATAAGCGTGTTATGCTAATTGCAGATAAAGGAACAATGGGAGTTGGGTCTTCAAGAATGTCAGGTGTAAACAACGTTGCATTATGGACAGGTATTTCTTCTAGTCCATATGTACCATTTATTAATATTGCTCCAGTAATTGCTGGTACAAACGGTATTGCACCAATTTTTTTAACAACTGTAGGTGTAACTGGTGGTATTGGTATCGACTTAAAAAACTGGGTAAAGCAAAAAGATGCTAACGGAAATACAATTGTTGATGAAGAAGGAGATCCTATTTTAAAAGAAGAGTATTCAGTAGCAACAGGTACTGTATTTACTATAAATACAAAAACAAAAGAATTAGTAAGAGATGGTAAAGTTGTAAAAGATATTTCTACAGCTTTAACGCCACCAAAACAAGAATTTATCAAAGCAGGAGGTTCATATGCCGTTGTTTTTGGTAAGAAATTACAAACTTTTGCTTGTAAAGTTTTAGGAATTGCTGTTCCTCAAGTGTATGCAGTTGCAAAAGAAGTTTCTATTGAAGGACAGGGTTTAACTGCGGTTGAAAAAATATTCAACAAAAATGCAGTTGGAACAACTCCTGGTAAAATATTACATGCGGGTTCTAACGTAAGAGTAGAAGTTAATATCGTAGGTTCTCAAGATACTACAGGTTTAATGACCTCTCAAGAATTAGAGATGATGGCAGCAACAGTTATCTCTCCAATTGTGGATACAGGTTACCAATCTGGTTGTCATACCGCTTCAGTTTGGGATGATAAGTCTAAAGCTAACATTCCAAGGTTAATGAAGTTCATGAATGACTTCGGATTAGTTACAGCACGTCATCCAGAAGGAAAATACCATGCCATGACAGATGTAATTCATAAAGTATTAAATGATATTGCAGTAGATGATTGGGATGTAATTATCGGTGGAGATTCTCATACACGTATGGCTAAAGGTGTTGCCTTTGGAGCAGATTCAGGAACTGTTGCCTTAGCATTAGCTACAGGTGAGGCTACGATGCCAATTCCAGAATCAGTAAAAGTTACTTTTAAAGGTGAAATGAAACCTTATATGGATTTCCGTGATGTGGTGCATGCTACGCAATCTCAAATGTTAGATCAATTTGAAGGAGAAAATGTTTTCCAAGGGAAAATTATTGAAGTACATATTGGTACATTAACGTCAGATCAAGCCTTTACATTTACAGATTGGACCGCTGAGATGAAAGCAAAAGCGTCTATTTGTATTTCTGAAGACGAAACCTTAATTGAATCGTTAGAAATTTCAAGAGATCGTATTCAAATTATGATTGATAAAGGGATGGATAACCCTAAACAAGATCTTAAAGGGTTAGTTGATAAAGCAAACAACCGTATCACAGAGATTAAAACAGGAATTAAATCGGCATTAAGACCAGATGCAGACGCTAAATACTATCAGGAAGTTGTTATCGATTTAGATAAGATTGTTGAGCCAATGATTGCGGATCCTGATGTAAATAATGAAGATGTTTCAAAGCGTTATACACACGATAATATTCAACCATTATCTTTTTACGGAGGAACTAAAAAAGTAGATTTAGGTTTCGTAGGATCTTGTATGGTTCATAAAGGAGATATGAAAATATTAGCTCAAATGTTAAAAAACATTGAAGCTCAGCAAGGTAAAGTAGAATTTAAAGCGCCTTTAGTTGTTGCACCACCAACATATAATATTGTTGATGAGTTAAAAGCAGAAGGAGATTGGGAAGTATTAGTAAGATATTCAGGTTTCGAATTTGACGATAATGCGCCAAAAGCAGCAGCTCGTGTTAAATATGAAAACATGTTATATTTAGAACGTCCAGGTTGTAGTTTATGTATGGGTAACCAAGAAAAAGCAGAAGCAGGAGATACTGTAATGGCAACTTCAACACGTTTATTCCAAGGAAGAGTTGTTAGAGATACCGATGAGAAAAAAGGAGAATCTTTATTATCATCTACTCCAGTAGTTGTGTTATCAACTATTTTAGGTAGAACACCAACTTTAGAGGAATATCAAGCAGCAGTAGAAGGTATTGTTTTAACAAAGTTCAAGCCTTCAACAAAGCAATTAGTAGGATAA
- a CDS encoding YdeI/OmpD-associated family protein, which translates to MDSRVTEFITSKEKWTQELIHMRTILMQLPLEETIKWGSPTYSYKGKNVVSIAAFKNHFGLWFFQGGLLKDKAKVLRNAQEGKTQAMRQMRLVAASEIKEDIIKGYILEAIDNIEAGKEIKPKRTTKPLLIPDLLNEVFTKNEDIKIAFNEFTKSKQRDFADHIFGAKRETTKLSRLEKIIPMILRGEGLHDKYKNC; encoded by the coding sequence ATGGATTCGAGAGTAACAGAATTTATTACATCTAAAGAAAAATGGACGCAAGAATTAATTCACATGCGTACTATTTTGATGCAACTTCCTTTGGAGGAAACTATAAAATGGGGTTCACCAACGTATTCTTACAAAGGGAAAAATGTGGTTAGTATTGCGGCATTTAAAAATCATTTTGGATTGTGGTTTTTTCAAGGTGGATTATTAAAAGACAAAGCAAAGGTTTTAAGAAACGCGCAAGAAGGTAAAACCCAAGCAATGCGACAAATGCGCTTAGTTGCTGCTTCTGAAATTAAAGAAGACATTATTAAAGGATACATTTTAGAAGCAATTGATAATATAGAAGCAGGGAAGGAGATTAAACCCAAACGAACTACAAAACCGCTTTTAATTCCTGATTTACTAAACGAAGTATTTACTAAAAACGAAGACATAAAAATTGCGTTTAACGAGTTTACAAAAAGTAAACAACGTGATTTTGCTGACCATATTTTTGGAGCAAAACGTGAAACCACAAAATTATCTCGCTTAGAAAAAATTATTCCAATGATTTTACGTGGCGAAGGTTTACACGATAAGTATAAGAATTGTTGA
- a CDS encoding TrmH family RNA methyltransferase, with translation MANKDLREYLEGYLTDRRKALFKTVLAERTRHFTVVLEDIYQAHNSSAVVRTCDIFGVQDLYTVENNYINKVSRHVAKGSQKWLDFHRFKEDGDNIENCFKDLRSKGYQIVGTTPHTDKVLSDFDVTKKTAFVFGVEKEGISDYVKENADGFLKIPMVGFTESLNISVAAAIILQDVTTKLKKTDIDWQLSEEEKETIYADWVEKTIKNVDKIKEHYLNKNN, from the coding sequence ATGGCTAATAAAGATTTAAGAGAATATTTAGAAGGATATTTAACGGATAGGAGGAAAGCACTTTTTAAAACTGTTTTAGCAGAAAGAACACGTCATTTTACAGTTGTTTTAGAAGATATTTATCAAGCGCATAACTCAAGCGCAGTGGTAAGAACTTGCGATATTTTTGGAGTTCAAGATTTGTATACGGTAGAAAATAATTACATCAATAAAGTATCACGTCATGTAGCAAAAGGAAGTCAGAAATGGTTAGATTTTCATCGTTTTAAAGAAGATGGAGATAATATAGAAAATTGTTTTAAAGACTTGCGTAGCAAAGGATATCAAATTGTTGGAACAACGCCACATACAGATAAAGTTTTATCTGATTTTGATGTTACTAAAAAAACTGCCTTTGTTTTTGGTGTTGAAAAAGAAGGAATTTCTGATTATGTAAAAGAAAATGCAGACGGATTTTTAAAAATTCCAATGGTTGGTTTTACCGAGAGTTTAAACATTTCTGTTGCCGCGGCAATCATTTTACAAGACGTTACTACAAAGCTGAAAAAAACGGATATCGATTGGCAACTTTCCGAAGAAGAAAAGGAAACTATTTATGCAGATTGGGTAGAAAAAACCATTAAAAACGTAGATAAAATCAAAGAACATTATTTAAATAAAAATAACTAA
- a CDS encoding peptidoglycan DD-metalloendopeptidase family protein translates to MEINSFLTKLSASPLRVIDASISLNEYVPISISSKNKDLNFDVSSSSEWETYLSNFLKENTAKVAFGGYLEERDIYNRSGYFNSEENQRNIHLGIDLWCNAKTNVLAVLDGEIHSFKNNNNFGDYGPTIILKHKVEDVTFYSLYGHLSTESIQNIKIGNNVKAGEKIAALGNSTVNGDYAPHLHFQLILNMEDYSGDYPGVSSKEKLPFYKQNCPNPNSLLKLPNEI, encoded by the coding sequence ATGGAAATAAATTCATTTTTAACAAAATTATCAGCGAGTCCTTTACGGGTAATTGATGCTTCAATTTCGTTGAACGAATATGTTCCAATTTCAATTTCATCAAAAAATAAAGACTTAAATTTTGATGTTTCTTCTTCATCTGAATGGGAAACTTATCTTTCTAATTTTTTAAAGGAGAATACTGCAAAAGTTGCTTTTGGAGGTTATTTAGAAGAAAGAGACATTTATAATAGAAGTGGTTACTTTAATTCCGAAGAAAATCAACGAAATATTCACTTAGGAATCGATTTATGGTGTAATGCCAAAACTAATGTTTTAGCAGTTTTAGATGGTGAAATACACAGTTTTAAAAATAATAATAATTTTGGAGATTATGGACCAACAATTATTCTAAAACATAAAGTTGAAGACGTTACTTTTTACTCTTTATACGGACATTTATCAACCGAATCTATTCAAAATATTAAAATTGGAAATAACGTAAAAGCAGGAGAAAAGATAGCAGCATTAGGAAATAGTACTGTTAATGGAGATTATGCGCCGCATTTACATTTTCAATTAATTTTAAATATGGAAGATTATTCTGGAGATTATCCGGGAGTTTCTTCAAAAGAAAAACTACCTTTTTACAAACAAAATTGCCCAAACCCTAATAGTTTACTAAAATTACCAAATGAAATATAG
- a CDS encoding anti-sigma factor → MKKLLLGVAALATLAFTSCSDDDDTPSTSSLTLDISGLENLGDEYRYEGWIILDDGPVSTGTFSVDDSGALSQISFPTNTAQLAAATNFVLSIEPNPDNDPAPAATKILMGAFNGNSASVNSDNIVVDATSSLGTLGASSGKFILATPTDMDDTNEDSGVWFLDNSSVSAAVGLQLPTLSAGWKYEGWAVINGTPVSTGTFTDASMADDNAATSPFKGTDGNGPGYPGEDYLNGSAAGVTFPTSLKGATIVISVEPSPDNSTAPFTLKPLAQPVAADADVHTAITMGAGPVAIISGSVSR, encoded by the coding sequence ATGAAAAAATTACTTTTAGGTGTTGCAGCTTTAGCAACATTAGCTTTTACTTCTTGTAGTGATGACGATGATACTCCTTCAACATCTAGTTTAACATTAGATATTTCTGGTTTAGAGAATTTAGGAGACGAATATCGTTATGAAGGTTGGATTATTCTTGACGATGGACCAGTTTCTACAGGTACATTTTCTGTAGACGATTCAGGAGCTTTATCTCAAATCTCATTCCCTACAAATACAGCGCAATTAGCAGCAGCAACAAATTTTGTGTTATCAATAGAACCAAATCCAGATAATGATCCTGCACCAGCAGCAACTAAAATATTAATGGGAGCTTTTAACGGTAATTCTGCTTCTGTAAATTCAGATAATATTGTTGTAGATGCAACAAGTTCTTTAGGAACTTTAGGAGCATCTTCAGGAAAATTTATTTTAGCTACACCAACAGATATGGATGATACAAATGAAGATAGTGGAGTTTGGTTTTTAGATAACTCTTCAGTAAGTGCAGCAGTTGGATTGCAATTACCAACATTATCTGCAGGTTGGAAATACGAAGGATGGGCTGTAATTAACGGAACACCAGTTTCTACAGGAACTTTTACAGATGCAAGTATGGCAGATGATAATGCAGCTACTTCTCCTTTTAAAGGAACAGACGGAAATGGTCCTGGTTATCCTGGAGAAGATTATTTAAACGGAAGTGCAGCAGGTGTTACTTTTCCTACAAGTTTAAAGGGAGCAACAATTGTAATTTCTGTAGAACCAAGTCCAGATAATAGCACTGCACCATTTACATTAAAACCATTAGCTCAGCCAGTTGCAGCAGATGCAGATGTGCATACAGCAATAACAATGGGCGCAGGACCAGTTGCAATTATTTCTGGATCTGTTAGTAGATAA
- a CDS encoding DUF6495 family protein, with the protein MKYRQLTKEQFESLHEEFAHFLASQSIDVKEWKQLKEEKPQVAEEEMNVFSDVVWDDVLTKVEYLEHFSEKTVNLFKCIDEEISRIVVKVDKDINLLEKEGFEWLLTNALDEKVEFLNGEKPYGKERNVEIFDLIEKGSSISKGELYEYFNRIITS; encoded by the coding sequence ATGAAATATAGACAGCTTACCAAAGAACAGTTTGAAAGTTTACACGAAGAGTTTGCTCACTTTTTAGCATCACAAAGTATTGATGTAAAAGAATGGAAGCAATTAAAAGAAGAAAAACCACAAGTTGCAGAAGAAGAAATGAATGTTTTTTCTGATGTTGTTTGGGATGATGTATTGACTAAAGTTGAATATTTAGAGCACTTTTCTGAAAAAACGGTCAACCTTTTTAAGTGTATTGATGAAGAAATTAGCAGAATTGTTGTGAAGGTCGATAAAGATATAAACTTGTTAGAAAAAGAAGGTTTTGAATGGTTGTTAACGAACGCTTTAGATGAAAAAGTGGAGTTTTTAAACGGAGAAAAACCATACGGAAAAGAAAGAAATGTAGAAATTTTTGATTTAATTGAAAAAGGAAGTTCTATTTCTAAAGGAGAATTATACGAGTATTTTAATAGGATAATTACTTCGTAA
- a CDS encoding SIR2 family NAD-dependent protein deacylase, which produces MKNLVVLTGAGISAESGIQTFRDADGLWEGHDVMEVASPEGFAKNPELVLDFYNQRRRQLLAVKPNKGHENLAKLEAYFNVEIVTQNVDDLHERAKSTNVTHLHGELLKVRSVANETLVTYREKDIVLGDLAEDNQQLRPHIVWFGEMVPMLDKAIEITQKADILVIIGTSMQVYPAAGLVNYIKPNTPIYFIDPKPSVTKNDFNNLTIIKDVASSGTDTLLELLIK; this is translated from the coding sequence ATGAAAAATTTAGTTGTTTTAACGGGCGCGGGAATTTCTGCCGAAAGCGGTATACAAACATTTAGAGATGCTGACGGTTTATGGGAAGGACATGATGTTATGGAAGTTGCATCGCCAGAAGGTTTTGCAAAAAATCCTGAATTGGTTTTGGATTTTTATAACCAACGAAGAAGACAATTGTTAGCAGTAAAACCAAATAAAGGACACGAAAACTTAGCAAAATTAGAAGCTTATTTCAATGTTGAAATTGTTACTCAAAATGTAGATGATTTACACGAACGCGCAAAAAGCACCAATGTTACACATTTACATGGAGAACTTTTAAAAGTAAGAAGTGTTGCCAATGAAACCTTGGTTACCTACAGAGAAAAAGACATTGTTTTGGGCGATTTAGCAGAAGACAACCAACAATTAAGACCACATATAGTTTGGTTTGGTGAAATGGTTCCGATGCTAGATAAAGCAATAGAAATTACGCAAAAAGCTGATATTTTGGTAATTATAGGAACTTCTATGCAAGTATATCCTGCAGCAGGTTTGGTAAATTATATTAAACCGAATACGCCAATTTATTTTATAGATCCAAAACCATCCGTAACTAAAAACGATTTTAATAATTTAACAATTATTAAAGACGTAGCGAGTTCTGGAACGGATACTTTGTTGGAATTATTGATTAAATAA
- a CDS encoding VOC family protein — protein MRSDVYLFFDGNCEEAMLYYQDIFDGKFEMIMRYSEGPPEFSSPEIANKIMHATLSFGTNSQIKLSDSFEEPLVKGNNSNISITADDEESGYAIFDGLADGGKTTMPYAEVFWGGKFGSCIDKFGIQWMISAPANDNS, from the coding sequence ATGAGAAGTGATGTTTATTTATTTTTTGATGGAAATTGCGAAGAAGCAATGCTATATTATCAAGATATTTTTGATGGTAAATTTGAAATGATAATGCGTTATTCTGAAGGACCACCTGAATTTTCTTCACCAGAAATAGCCAATAAAATTATGCATGCAACTTTATCTTTTGGAACAAACAGTCAAATAAAACTTTCTGATAGTTTTGAGGAACCATTAGTTAAAGGAAATAATAGTAATATTTCTATTACGGCGGATGATGAAGAAAGTGGTTATGCAATTTTTGATGGTTTGGCCGATGGCGGAAAAACAACAATGCCTTATGCTGAAGTTTTTTGGGGTGGAAAATTTGGAAGCTGTATCGATAAATTTGGCATACAATGGATGATTAGTGCTCCTGCTAACGATAATTCTTAA
- a CDS encoding aconitate hydratase, whose amino-acid sequence MAFDIDMIKKVYSKVVDRVDAARKITGKPLTLAEKILYSHLWDGNPNKAFVRGKDYVDFAPDRIALQDATAQMALLQFMQAGKAKVAVPTTTHCDHLIQAKDGAAADLKTANSTSSEVFDFLESVSNKYGLGFWKPGAGIIHQVVLENYAFPGGMMIGTDSHTVNAGGLGMVAIGVGGADAVDVMAGMAWELKFPKLIGVKLTGKISGWAAPKDVILKVAGIVSAKGGTDAIVEYFGEGARSMSCTGKGTICNMGAEIGATTSTFGYDESMERYLRATERADVADAANKVKDYLTGDDEVYANPEQYFDQVIEINLSELTPLLNGPFTPDLSTKAGSDMTAIANKNDWPLQVEWGLIGSCTNSSYEDLSRASSIAKQALDKGLKMKSQLGINPGSEKVRYTAERDGILGIFEQLDAKIFTNACGPCIGQWARYSDPKNAPKNSIVHSFNRNFAKRADGNPNTHAFVASPELTAAIAIAGRLDFNPMTDSLINENGEQVMFDEPTGWELPPKGFEVKDDGYLAPEEDGSGVEIKVNPTSERLELLSPFTPLGNELNGVKLLIKAFGKCTTDHISMAGPWLRFRGHLDNISNNMLIGAVNAYNMKTNFVKSQLNGEYDAVPKTARAYKAAGINTIVVGDHNYGEGSSREHAAMEPRHLGVAAVLVKSFARIHETNLKKQGMLGLTFANEADYDLIQEDDTFNFVDLNEFAPGKPLTLEVVHADGSKDIIIANHTYNDGQIEWYNEGSALNLIKKENA is encoded by the coding sequence ATGGCATTTGATATTGACATGATTAAAAAAGTCTATTCTAAAGTAGTTGATAGAGTAGATGCTGCTCGTAAAATTACAGGGAAACCTTTAACACTTGCAGAAAAAATACTGTATTCACATTTATGGGATGGAAATCCTAATAAAGCCTTTGTTAGAGGTAAAGATTATGTAGATTTTGCACCAGACCGTATTGCATTACAAGATGCTACTGCACAAATGGCTTTATTACAGTTTATGCAAGCAGGTAAAGCTAAAGTTGCAGTTCCAACTACAACACATTGTGATCACTTAATTCAAGCGAAAGATGGTGCTGCTGCCGATTTAAAAACGGCCAATAGTACAAGTAGTGAAGTTTTTGATTTCTTAGAATCTGTTTCTAACAAATATGGTTTAGGTTTCTGGAAACCTGGAGCAGGAATTATTCATCAAGTAGTATTAGAAAATTATGCATTTCCAGGTGGAATGATGATTGGTACAGATTCGCACACCGTAAATGCTGGTGGATTAGGAATGGTAGCAATTGGTGTTGGTGGAGCAGATGCAGTAGATGTTATGGCAGGAATGGCTTGGGAGTTAAAATTTCCGAAGTTAATTGGAGTTAAACTAACTGGAAAAATTTCTGGTTGGGCTGCACCAAAAGATGTTATTTTAAAAGTAGCAGGAATTGTTTCTGCAAAAGGAGGTACAGATGCAATTGTAGAATATTTTGGAGAAGGAGCAAGAAGTATGTCTTGTACTGGTAAAGGTACAATTTGTAACATGGGAGCAGAAATTGGAGCAACCACTTCTACTTTTGGTTACGATGAATCTATGGAACGTTATTTACGAGCTACAGAAAGAGCTGATGTTGCTGATGCCGCAAACAAGGTTAAAGATTATTTAACAGGTGATGATGAAGTATATGCAAATCCAGAACAATATTTTGACCAAGTTATAGAGATAAATTTATCGGAATTAACACCATTATTAAACGGACCATTTACACCAGATTTATCTACAAAAGCAGGTTCAGACATGACAGCTATTGCAAATAAAAACGATTGGCCTTTACAAGTTGAATGGGGTTTAATAGGTTCTTGTACTAACTCTTCTTATGAAGATTTATCAAGAGCTTCATCTATAGCAAAACAAGCTTTAGATAAAGGATTAAAAATGAAATCGCAATTAGGTATTAATCCTGGTTCGGAAAAAGTACGTTACACAGCAGAAAGAGACGGTATTTTAGGGATTTTTGAACAATTAGACGCTAAGATTTTTACAAATGCTTGTGGTCCTTGTATTGGGCAATGGGCAAGATATAGCGATCCTAAAAATGCACCCAAAAACAGTATTGTCCACTCGTTTAATAGAAACTTTGCAAAACGTGCAGATGGTAACCCAAATACACACGCATTTGTTGCTTCACCAGAACTAACAGCGGCAATTGCAATTGCGGGTCGTTTAGATTTTAACCCGATGACGGATTCGTTAATTAACGAAAATGGTGAGCAAGTAATGTTTGATGAGCCAACAGGTTGGGAATTACCGCCAAAAGGTTTTGAGGTAAAAGATGACGGTTATTTAGCACCAGAAGAAGATGGAAGTGGTGTAGAAATTAAAGTAAATCCTACTTCAGAAAGATTAGAATTATTATCGCCTTTTACTCCTTTAGGAAATGAATTAAACGGTGTGAAATTATTAATAAAAGCATTCGGAAAATGTACAACAGATCATATTTCTATGGCAGGACCTTGGTTACGTTTCCGTGGTCATTTAGATAATATTTCTAACAATATGTTAATTGGAGCTGTAAATGCTTATAACATGAAAACGAACTTTGTAAAAAGTCAGTTAAATGGAGAATATGACGCAGTACCAAAAACAGCAAGAGCTTATAAAGCAGCAGGAATTAATACAATTGTAGTTGGAGATCATAATTACGGTGAAGGTTCTTCTAGAGAACATGCTGCAATGGAGCCAAGACATTTAGGTGTTGCTGCAGTTTTAGTTAAGTCTTTTGCTCGTATTCACGAAACAAACTTGAAGAAACAAGGAATGTTAGGTTTAACGTTTGCAAATGAAGCAGATTACGATTTAATTCAAGAAGATGATACGTTCAATTTTGTTGACTTAAATGAGTTTGCACCAGGCAAACCTTTAACGTTAGAAGTTGTGCATGCAGATGGTTCAAAAGACATAATTATAGCAAATCATACATATAATGATGGGCAAATTGAATGGTATAATGAGGGTTCTGCTTTAAATTTAATTAAAAAAGAAAACGCTTAG